A genomic window from Paenibacillus sp. FSL K6-0276 includes:
- the lpdA gene encoding dihydrolipoyl dehydrogenase: MTISCDVAILGGGTGGYVAAIRAAQLGKSVVVIEMDKLGGTCLHRGCIPSKSLLRSAEVYAEINESESYGIETSGVQLVFPKVQKRKEAVVEQLHQGVQYLMRKNKIQVIKGKGRVTGPSIFSPRSGAVAVELDDGEMETVVSSHLIIATGSRPRVLPGLEPDGKVILSSDEALTLDELPSSIIIVGGGVIGVEWASMLADFGVQVTVVEAAGQLLPQEDEEVAKELQRLLKKRGVKVLTETTVDAATCKVTEDGISIDARKGEQTQSLSTEKLLVSVGRVANIENIGLENTDIRFDKGIIAVNASMQTAEPHIYAIGDCIGGLQLAHAASHEGIMAVNHLSGEKLHPYHAHLVPRCVYTRPEVASVGHTEKEAKALGHDVVTGKFPFSAIGKAIVYGQKDGFVKVVADRSTGDILGVQMIGPHVTDLIGEAALAQLLDATPWEIGEAIHAHPTLSEIIGEAMLAVDGRSIGI, encoded by the coding sequence ATGACAATTTCATGTGACGTGGCCATACTTGGCGGAGGAACCGGGGGATATGTGGCAGCCATTCGCGCTGCACAGCTTGGAAAGTCCGTCGTCGTCATCGAAATGGACAAACTGGGAGGAACCTGCCTGCACCGTGGCTGCATTCCTAGCAAATCGCTGCTCCGAAGTGCAGAAGTATATGCTGAAATCAATGAGAGCGAGAGCTATGGCATTGAGACAAGCGGTGTACAGCTTGTATTCCCTAAAGTACAAAAGCGCAAGGAAGCGGTAGTTGAACAACTTCATCAGGGCGTACAATATTTGATGCGCAAAAATAAAATACAAGTTATAAAAGGCAAGGGGCGCGTGACAGGTCCCTCTATTTTTTCCCCGCGTAGCGGTGCTGTAGCTGTGGAACTAGACGACGGTGAAATGGAAACAGTAGTCTCTAGCCATCTTATTATTGCTACAGGATCTCGTCCGCGTGTATTACCTGGTCTGGAACCAGACGGGAAAGTTATTCTTAGCAGTGATGAAGCACTCACACTCGACGAGTTACCCTCTTCCATCATTATTGTTGGGGGCGGAGTCATTGGGGTGGAATGGGCTTCTATGCTAGCTGATTTCGGAGTGCAGGTTACGGTAGTTGAAGCTGCTGGTCAGTTACTGCCTCAAGAGGATGAAGAGGTAGCTAAAGAACTGCAACGCTTATTGAAAAAACGTGGTGTTAAAGTACTGACTGAAACTACAGTGGATGCTGCAACCTGCAAGGTAACGGAGGATGGAATTTCGATCGATGCCCGTAAGGGAGAGCAAACCCAAAGTCTATCCACAGAAAAGCTGCTTGTATCCGTAGGTAGAGTAGCAAATATCGAGAATATTGGTCTGGAAAATACAGATATTCGCTTTGATAAAGGAATTATCGCTGTAAATGCTAGTATGCAGACGGCTGAACCGCATATTTATGCGATTGGCGACTGTATCGGTGGACTTCAACTAGCTCATGCGGCCAGCCATGAAGGCATTATGGCGGTTAATCATCTATCTGGTGAGAAACTACATCCTTATCATGCACATCTTGTACCGCGTTGTGTCTATACACGTCCTGAAGTAGCGAGTGTGGGTCACACTGAGAAGGAAGCTAAAGCATTGGGACATGATGTAGTGACTGGTAAATTCCCCTTTTCAGCCATTGGCAAGGCGATTGTATACGGCCAGAAGGATGGGTTTGTTAAAGTTGTAGCGGACCGAAGCACCGGAGATATTCTCGGTGTGCAGATGATTGGTCCTCATGTTACGGATCTAATCGGGGAAGCAGCACTGGCTCAACTCCTGGATGCAACACCTTGGGAGATTGGCGAGGCTATTCATGCTCACCCTACACTTTCGGAGATCATTGGAGAAGCAATGTTAGCTGTAGATGGAAGATCTATCGGGATTTAG
- a CDS encoding ABC transporter ATP-binding protein: MSLIFSFLKKYKVAAIAALVMMFIELAVELSQPLLISKIIDQGIKEQNSSVVWLWGGVLIGSAVVAFIAGVLSSFFAAHASQSFAFDLRDKLYEKVQSFTYEVFNRFATSSLITRLTGDVSQLQDTIFMSLRFMTRVPLVVMGSVIMALVVHVKLGLFLTVALPLLMLFLYFIMRKASLLFRKVQNRLDGVNGVIQENLTGIRLIRVFVRMVHEIGRFTVFSGDLMRSTVSALRLTETTMPFVILIVNAAIMSILWFGRIEIANGDATLGETVAVINYSLRTIGALSAISGLVVTFSRARASSQRITEVMEAGAGIREGGTLQGEPIQGNVKFEGVCFKYPNSDISVLEDITFEVSAGERVAIMGATGSGKSSLVGLIPRLYEETDGSIFIDGEKSTDIDISRLRRAIGYVPQELQLFSGSIRDNIAWGNEHATLAQIEQAAAAAQIHATVMDLPKSYDTMLGQRGVNLSGGQKQRLTIARALVRKPAILILDDSTSALDAVTEGRLLEALKDISCTTFLITQKISSTASADLILLLDEGRLIGKGSHKELMASSELYRRIYESQVEEAKQHVQSIT, from the coding sequence ATGAGTTTGATTTTCTCTTTTCTCAAAAAATATAAGGTCGCTGCAATTGCTGCCCTAGTGATGATGTTCATTGAACTAGCGGTGGAATTGTCACAGCCTTTACTCATTTCCAAAATTATTGACCAAGGCATTAAAGAACAAAATTCCTCTGTAGTATGGCTCTGGGGCGGTGTATTGATCGGCAGTGCGGTAGTCGCGTTCATAGCCGGGGTACTTAGTTCTTTTTTTGCTGCCCATGCAAGTCAGAGCTTTGCTTTCGATCTAAGAGATAAGCTATATGAAAAGGTACAATCCTTTACATATGAGGTATTCAATCGGTTTGCTACCTCGTCGCTAATCACGCGTCTGACCGGCGATGTATCTCAGCTGCAGGACACTATATTTATGAGCCTTCGCTTTATGACACGGGTGCCACTGGTTGTGATGGGCAGTGTGATTATGGCACTGGTCGTCCATGTGAAGCTGGGATTATTTCTGACTGTAGCTCTACCTTTGTTGATGCTCTTCCTATACTTCATCATGAGAAAAGCTTCTTTGTTATTTCGCAAAGTACAAAATCGGCTAGACGGTGTGAATGGTGTAATTCAGGAGAATCTTACGGGTATTCGCCTAATCCGAGTGTTCGTGCGCATGGTGCATGAAATTGGGCGCTTCACGGTATTTAGCGGGGATTTGATGAGATCTACGGTATCTGCGCTACGTTTGACGGAGACGACGATGCCATTTGTTATACTTATTGTGAATGCAGCGATCATGTCGATCCTATGGTTTGGACGGATTGAGATTGCCAACGGGGATGCCACTTTAGGAGAAACCGTAGCAGTTATTAATTACTCTTTACGAACCATTGGAGCGTTGTCTGCTATATCTGGCCTTGTTGTAACATTTTCCCGTGCACGTGCCTCATCTCAGCGTATTACAGAAGTGATGGAAGCGGGAGCTGGGATTCGTGAAGGGGGGACTTTACAAGGTGAGCCAATTCAGGGCAATGTTAAATTTGAAGGCGTTTGCTTCAAATACCCTAACAGTGATATCTCTGTCCTAGAGGACATTACTTTTGAAGTTTCTGCTGGTGAGCGAGTAGCGATTATGGGAGCAACCGGATCAGGGAAGTCTTCTCTTGTCGGTCTAATCCCACGTTTATATGAAGAGACAGATGGCAGTATTTTTATTGACGGTGAAAAGAGTACCGATATCGATATTTCCAGACTGCGACGAGCGATTGGTTATGTACCTCAGGAATTGCAGCTTTTCAGCGGATCTATTCGCGATAATATCGCATGGGGCAATGAACACGCCACGCTGGCGCAAATCGAGCAAGCGGCAGCTGCCGCACAAATTCACGCAACAGTGATGGATTTGCCCAAAAGTTATGACACGATGCTGGGTCAGCGAGGGGTTAATCTGTCTGGTGGGCAAAAGCAGCGATTAACGATTGCTCGGGCGCTTGTGAGAAAACCAGCAATTTTGATCCTTGATGACAGCACCAGTGCGCTTGATGCGGTTACGGAAGGGCGTCTGCTGGAGGCACTGAAAGACATATCCTGCACAACCTTCCTGATTACCCAAAAAATCAGCTCAACGGCATCTGCCGATCTGATTCTGCTGCTGGACGAAGGGCGCTTAATCGGTAAAGGCTCGCATAAGGAACTAATGGCAAGCTCTGAGCTGTATCGAAGAATTTATGAATCACAGGTAGAGGAGGCGAAGCAGCATGTTCAAAGCATTACTTGA
- a CDS encoding DUF2627 domain-containing protein: MKLLISRFIAILILVFPGLIAMKGFLMMKDDIFNYISMHGDDTVVPDFAWLHFGGGLLLFAAGMTFLGGWILARDRKRNYVGPRFKEKQKAKQAAAQETIS; encoded by the coding sequence ATGAAACTGTTAATTTCACGCTTCATTGCCATCCTTATTCTTGTGTTTCCGGGTTTAATTGCAATGAAGGGCTTTCTAATGATGAAGGATGATATTTTTAATTACATATCCATGCATGGCGACGATACTGTCGTTCCAGATTTCGCCTGGCTACATTTCGGCGGTGGATTGTTGCTCTTTGCAGCCGGTATGACCTTCCTTGGCGGTTGGATTCTAGCAAGAGACCGCAAACGCAATTATGTTGGTCCTCGGTTCAAGGAGAAACAAAAAGCGAAACAGGCCGCAGCGCAGGAAACGATCTCCTAA
- a CDS encoding thymidine kinase, translating into MAQLFFKYGAMNSGKSIEILKVAHNYEEQGKSVLIFTPSIDDRDEVGFISSRIGLRKQAIPVDENTNIYNIISSNQPKPHCVLIDECQFLSKDCILQLVRIVDELGIPVMAFGLKNDFQNQLFEGSKYMLIYADKIEEMKTICWFCERKATMALRVENGKPVYSGKQIQIGGNEAYYPVCRKCHKNPPL; encoded by the coding sequence GTGGCACAATTGTTTTTCAAATACGGAGCAATGAACAGTGGTAAATCAATTGAAATACTCAAGGTTGCACATAATTATGAAGAGCAAGGGAAATCTGTCCTCATTTTCACTCCATCCATAGACGATCGGGACGAAGTTGGTTTTATATCCTCCCGCATCGGGCTGCGAAAACAAGCAATACCCGTTGACGAAAATACCAATATTTATAACATCATCAGCAGCAACCAACCCAAACCACACTGTGTACTTATTGATGAATGTCAATTTCTAAGTAAGGACTGTATTCTCCAGCTCGTACGGATCGTTGATGAACTAGGCATTCCAGTTATGGCGTTTGGACTTAAAAATGATTTTCAGAACCAGCTATTTGAAGGCAGCAAATATATGCTGATTTACGCTGATAAAATTGAGGAAATGAAGACGATCTGCTGGTTCTGCGAGCGCAAAGCTACGATGGCTCTAAGAGTAGAAAATGGTAAGCCTGTATACAGCGGCAAGCAAATCCAAATCGGCGGCAACGAAGCCTACTATCCAGTTTGCCGTAAATGTCACAAGAATCCTCCACTGTAA
- a CDS encoding accessory gene regulator B family protein: MTMNHLAFRIVSAIKKTNPEQTHSIEVMQYALSIILNTLFIITVSLLIGGFTGQFMGTLIALLSFGLLRMCSGGAHLKTARACNITSIFICSLIPHLTFLTHSYLIWINLFTLISMVLFAPNPDRNAQLSKDRYLGLKLLSIMLVLSNFWINSSVIGLAFFIQSLTVIIPLQGRFSR, translated from the coding sequence ATGACTATGAATCATTTAGCATTTAGAATCGTTTCGGCCATAAAAAAAACAAACCCTGAGCAAACTCATTCCATAGAAGTGATGCAGTATGCGCTAAGCATTATTTTGAATACTTTATTCATTATTACAGTTTCTCTTCTTATAGGGGGCTTTACAGGGCAATTCATGGGAACATTGATCGCACTATTAAGTTTTGGATTGCTACGGATGTGTTCTGGCGGAGCCCACTTGAAGACCGCAAGAGCTTGTAATATCACATCCATTTTTATATGTTCGTTAATCCCTCATCTTACATTCCTTACACATAGTTATTTGATCTGGATTAATCTATTCACTCTAATTTCAATGGTTTTATTTGCTCCGAATCCAGATCGAAACGCACAACTCTCCAAAGACCGGTACCTGGGATTGAAACTGTTATCCATCATGTTAGTACTCTCGAATTTTTGGATTAACTCGTCTGTCATCGGACTGGCTTTTTTCATTCAGTCCTTAACAGTAATCATTCCGTTACAAGGGAGGTTCAGTAGATGA
- a CDS encoding ABC transporter ATP-binding protein, whose protein sequence is MFKALLEPFRHPKPVIELGAGRSLGSAAGGKPKAKAKDWAGTLLRIWSYLAERKAKLFLVLLMVVFSSALALLGPYMIGRAVDDYLESTGGRSWVIFLTSLACVYIFYSLTSWLQNIWMIEIAQETVFRMRTELFSHLHRLPISFFNRRQQGEIMSRLTNDIENVSSTLNSSAIQIFSSVLTLLGTVGVMLWLSPLLTLLTFLVVPLMLFGMRWITRRTGPLFKERQRNVGELNGYIEETLSGQRIIKAFSQEERVITGFHERNERIMLSGYWAQSISGFIPKLMNGLNNLSFAIVAGVGGLLAIRGAITVGVIIVFVEYTRQFTRPLNDLANQWNTLLSAVAGAERVFEVLDGETEAKDEGAATSLDKVEGAVKFEKVSFSYDGGSNTLHNISFEAKPGEMIALVGPTGAGKTTLIGLLSRFYDSNQGRITLDGLDVTSIRRESLRSHMAFVLQDSFLFKGSIRDNIRYGRLDASDEEVEAAAKLANAHSFIIRMPEGYDRMLSVDGSGISQGQKQLLSIARAILANPSILVLDEATSSIDTVTEIKIQEGLQALMKGRTSFVIAHRLGTIRAADRILVLQGGRLLQQGSHEALLKQGGLYSELVQGGRREALDKAEH, encoded by the coding sequence ATGTTCAAAGCATTACTTGAACCCTTTCGTCACCCTAAACCCGTAATTGAGCTTGGGGCAGGAAGAAGCCTTGGTTCAGCTGCTGGAGGGAAGCCAAAAGCAAAGGCGAAGGACTGGGCTGGCACACTGTTGCGGATATGGAGCTATCTTGCCGAGCGTAAAGCTAAGCTCTTTCTCGTCCTGTTAATGGTTGTCTTTAGCTCAGCATTAGCGTTGCTCGGACCCTATATGATTGGTAGAGCGGTGGATGATTATCTGGAAAGTACCGGTGGCCGCTCATGGGTTATTTTTCTGACCAGCCTCGCCTGTGTGTACATTTTTTATTCTCTGACTTCTTGGCTGCAAAATATATGGATGATCGAAATTGCTCAGGAAACTGTATTTCGGATGCGTACGGAGCTATTCTCCCATCTGCATCGTTTGCCTATCTCGTTTTTTAACCGGAGACAGCAGGGCGAAATAATGAGTCGTCTTACCAATGATATTGAGAACGTTAGCTCTACGCTGAATAGCTCGGCTATTCAGATCTTTTCCAGTGTTTTGACGTTGCTTGGAACGGTTGGTGTAATGCTGTGGCTCAGTCCTCTTCTGACACTGCTCACGTTCCTGGTCGTGCCCTTGATGTTATTTGGTATGCGCTGGATTACACGACGTACGGGTCCACTTTTTAAAGAACGTCAACGCAATGTAGGTGAGTTAAACGGTTATATTGAAGAGACGTTATCCGGACAACGGATAATCAAGGCTTTTTCACAAGAGGAGCGGGTCATCACTGGTTTTCATGAGCGCAACGAGCGAATCATGCTCTCTGGATATTGGGCACAGTCCATTTCTGGGTTCATTCCTAAGCTGATGAATGGACTTAATAATCTGAGCTTTGCTATTGTTGCTGGAGTCGGTGGTTTGCTAGCAATTCGCGGGGCGATTACGGTCGGAGTGATTATCGTATTTGTTGAATACACGCGTCAATTTACTCGTCCGCTTAATGATTTAGCGAATCAGTGGAATACGCTGCTGTCGGCGGTTGCGGGAGCGGAAAGAGTATTTGAAGTGCTGGACGGAGAGACTGAGGCGAAAGATGAAGGTGCAGCCACTTCGCTGGATAAAGTTGAGGGTGCAGTGAAGTTCGAAAAAGTATCTTTTTCATACGATGGAGGTTCTAACACGCTGCACAATATTAGCTTTGAAGCGAAGCCTGGCGAGATGATCGCCTTGGTAGGACCTACCGGTGCCGGCAAAACAACACTAATAGGGCTGTTATCCCGTTTCTATGATTCTAATCAGGGAAGGATTACGCTGGATGGCTTAGATGTCACTTCGATTCGGCGTGAAAGCCTGAGGAGCCATATGGCGTTTGTATTGCAGGATTCCTTTTTGTTTAAAGGCAGCATCCGCGATAATATTCGTTACGGGAGACTGGATGCTTCCGATGAAGAGGTCGAAGCGGCGGCCAAACTGGCTAACGCTCATTCTTTTATTATCCGAATGCCTGAGGGATATGATCGGATGCTCTCAGTAGATGGAAGCGGCATAAGCCAAGGACAGAAGCAACTGCTCTCTATTGCGAGGGCTATTCTTGCCAACCCATCCATACTTGTCCTTGATGAAGCAACTAGCAGTATAGATACAGTTACTGAAATCAAGATCCAGGAGGGACTTCAGGCGCTGATGAAGGGACGGACCAGCTTCGTTATTGCCCATAGATTAGGTACTATCCGCGCAGCTGACCGAATTCTTGTTCTTCAAGGGGGCAGATTATTGCAGCAGGGCTCTCATGAGGCGTTGTTGAAGCAAGGAGGCCTGTACAGTGAGTTGGTGCAGGGCGGCCGGAGAGAGGCGCTTGATAAAGCTGAGCATTAA
- a CDS encoding DinB family protein, with amino-acid sequence MDQRPESNEYLNELSKYISLVPTEGDIRTIFREQTAEICTFISNLTEEQGEHRYAPDKWSIKQMVGHLADTGRIMSYRLLRVARGDTTPLAGFEEKDYVLTANFDVHTLEKLLAHYKLVRESTQALLDTLPQEAWTRRGTVNDGTISARAVACVMIGHDLHHLNILKERYLV; translated from the coding sequence ATGGATCAACGTCCAGAGAGTAATGAGTATTTGAATGAGCTGTCAAAGTATATCTCTTTAGTACCGACAGAAGGGGATATTAGGACTATTTTTAGAGAGCAGACGGCGGAGATTTGTACTTTTATTTCGAACCTTACGGAAGAACAAGGAGAGCATCGGTACGCTCCTGACAAATGGAGTATTAAGCAAATGGTCGGCCATCTAGCGGATACTGGAAGAATTATGTCTTATCGTTTGTTGCGCGTTGCAAGAGGAGATACGACTCCGCTGGCGGGCTTTGAGGAAAAGGACTATGTACTTACCGCAAATTTCGATGTGCACACTTTAGAAAAACTGCTGGCTCATTACAAGCTTGTTCGAGAGTCGACGCAAGCCCTTTTAGACACCCTGCCGCAAGAAGCATGGACTCGTAGGGGAACTGTTAACGATGGAACCATCTCCGCGAGAGCAGTGGCCTGCGTAATGATTGGGCATGATCTTCATCATTTGAATATTCTTAAAGAAAGATACCTTGTTTAA